A genomic window from Rattus norvegicus strain BN/NHsdMcwi chromosome 9, GRCr8, whole genome shotgun sequence includes:
- the Obsl1 gene encoding obscurin-like protein 1 isoform 2 (isoform 2 is encoded by transcript variant 2), with translation MKASSGDQGSPPCFLRFPRPVRVVSGAEAELKCVVLGEPPPTVLWEKGGQQLVASERLSFPEDGAEHGLLLSGALPTDAGVYVCRARNAAGEAYAAAAVTVLEPPAPEPEPQSSECPPPPPGTGEGAPVFLTGPQSQWVLRGAEVVLTCQVGGLPEPKLYWEKDGMALDEVWDSSHYTLEPDRGASDGGASLTLRILAARLPDSGVYVCHARNAHGHAQAGALLQVHQPHENPPQDPDEPPVRVIEPLKCAPKTFWVNEGKHAKFRCYVMGKPEPEIEWHLEGRPLLPDRRRLMYRDRDGGFVLKVLYCQAKDRGLYVCAARNSAGQTLSAVQLHVKEPRLRFTRPLQDVEGREHGIVVLECKVPNSRIPTAWFREDQRLLPCRKYEQIEEGTVRRLVIHRLKADDDGVYLCEMRGRVRTVANVTVKGPILKRLPRKLDVLEGENAVLLVETQEAGVQGCWSRDGEELPATCQSSCGHMHALVLPGVTREDAGEVTFSLGNSRTTTLLRVKCVKHSPPGPPVLVEMFKGQKNTVLLTWKPPEPPPETSFIYRLERQEVGSEDWIQCFSIEKAGAVEVPGDCVPTEGDYRFRICTVSEHGRSPHVVFNGSAHLVPTARLVSGLEDVQVYDGEDAVFSLDLSTIIQGSWFLNGELLKNDEAEGQVEPGALRYRIEQKGLQHRLILQTVKHQDNGALVGFICPGVQDSAALSIQESPVHILSPQDKVLLTFTTSERVVLTCELSRVDFPATWYKDGQKVEESESLVVKMDGRKHRLILPEAQVRDSGEFECRTEGISAFFSVTVQDPPVHIVDPQEHVFVHAITSESVMLTCEVDREDAAVHWYKDGQEVEESAVIVLEKEGPRHRLVLPAAQPSDGGEFQCVVGDERAYFTVTITDVSSWIVYPNGKVYVAAVRLERVVLTCELCRPWAEVRWTKDGEEVLESPALLLEKEDTIRRLVLPSVQLEDSGEYLCEIHDESASFTITVTEPPVRIIYPQDEVTLHAVSLECVVLTCELSRVDAPVRWYKDGLEVEETEALVLQSDGPRRRLVLPAAQPEDGGEFVCDAGDDSAFFTVTVTAPPERIVHPVARSLDLQFGAPGHVELRCEVAPAGSQVRWYKDGLEVEVSDALQLGAEGPARTLTLPHAQPEDAGEYVCETRDEAVTFNVSLAELPVQFLAPEAVPNPLCVVPGEPVMLSCELSRASAHVSWSHNGNPVKQGEGLELRAEGPRRILCIQAADLAHTGVYTCQSGTAPGAPSLSFNVQVAEPPPVKLVSELTPLTVHEGDDATFQCEVSPPDAEVTWLRNGAIVTPGPQLEMVHSGSSRTLIIRGCQLKDAGTVTARAGATDTSARLHVRETELLFLRRLQDVRAEEGQDVYLEVETGRVGAPGAVRWLRGGEPLPLDSRLTTAQDGHVHRLSIHGVLLTDQGTYGCESHHDRTLARLSVRPRQLRELRPLEDVTVHEGGSATFQLELSQEGVTGEWAQGGVRLHPGPKCHIHSEGRTHCLVLSGLGLADSGCISFTADTLRCAARLTVREVPVTIVQGPQDLEVTEGDTATFECELSQTLADVIWEKDGQALSLSPRLRLQSLGTRRLLLLRRCSSSDAGTYCCAVGTARSGPARLTVREREVSVLGELRSLSAREGDSATFECTVSESETTGRWELGGRALRPGGRVRIRQEGKKHILVLSELRTEDTGEVCFQAGPAQSLARLEVEALPLQMCRRPPREKTVLVDRRAVLEVTVSRPGGHVCWMREGVELCPGSKYEMRSHGTTHSLVIHDVRPEDQGTYSCQAGQDSADTQLLVEGDD, from the exons ATGAAGGCCAGTTCAGGGGATCAGGGGAGTCCCCCGTGTTTCCTACGCTTCCCGCGGCCCGTGCGGGTGGTAAGTGGCGCGGAGGCCGAGCTCAAATGCGTGGTCCTGGGAGAGCCGCCGCCCACCGTCTTGTGGGAGAAAGGCGGGCAGCAGCTGGTGGCCTCGGAGCGCCTGAGCTTTCCAGAGGACGGCGCCGAGCACGGCCTGCTGTTGAGCGGCGCGCTGCCCACCGACGCCGGGGTCTACGTGTGCCGCGCCCGCAACGCGGCCGGAGAGGCCTACGCGGCGGCCGCCGTCACCGTGCTGGAACCCCCGGCCCCAGAGCCCGAGCCCCAGTCTTCCGAGTGTCCGCCGCCGCCTCCGGGCACCGGGGAGGGCGCCCCGGTGTTTCTGACGGGACCCCAGTCCCAGTGGGTGCTGCGAGGGGCGGAGGTGGTGCTGACGTGCCAGGTGGGAGGCCTCCCGGAGCCCAAGCTGTACTGGGAGAAGGATGGGATGGCCTTGGACGAAGTGTGGGACAGCAGCCACTACACGCTGGAGCCGGACCGCGGCGCGAGTGACGGGGGCGCAAGCCTGACGTTACGCATCCTGGCAGCGCGGCTGCCCGATTCCGGGGTGTACGTGTGCCACGCCCGCAACGCGCACGGCCACGCGCAGGCGGGCGCGCTGCTCCAGGTGCACCAGCCCCACGAGAACCCGCCCCAGGATCCCGATGAGCCCCCCGTACGCGTGATAGAGCCGCTCAAATGCGCGCCCAAGACCTTCTGGGTGAACGAGGGCAAGCACGCCAAGTTCCGCTGCTACGTGATGGGCAAGCCTGAGCCCGAGATCGAATGGCACTTGGAGGGCCGCCCTCTGCTCCCCGACCGCCGCCGCCTCATGTACCGCGACCGTGACGGTGGCTTTGTACTTAAGGTGCTCTACTGCCAGGCCAAGGACCGTGGCCTCTACGTGTGCGCGGCGCGCAACTCCGCGGGCCAGACCCTAAGCGCGGTTCAGCTGCACGTGAAAG AACCGCGCCTCCGGTTCACAAGGCCTCTGCAGGATGTGGAGGGTCGAGAGCATGGGATCGTAGTCCTAGAGTGTAAAGTACCCAACTCTCGGATTCCCACCGCCTGGTTCCGAGAGGACCAGCGACTGTTACCCTGCCGCAAGTACGAGCAGATTGAAGAAGGCACTGTGAGACGCCTCGTCATCCACAGGCTGAAGGCAGATGACGATGGTGTCTATCTGTGCGAGATGCGGGGTCGAGTGCGCACGGTAGCCAACGTGACTGTCAAAG GACCCATCCTGAAGCGCTTACCCCGGAAGCTGGATGTCCTGGAGGGAGAGAACGCGGTGCTGCTGGTGGAGACTCAAGAAGCTGGGGTCCAGGGGTGCTGGAGCCGTGATGGGGAGGAGCTGCCAGCCACCTGCCAGAGTAGTTGTGGTCACATGCATGCCCTGGTCCTTCCTGGGGTGACCcgagaagatgctggcgaggtcaCCTTTAGCCTGGGCAACTCCCGTACCACCACCCTGCTCAGAGTCAAAT GTGTCAAGCACAGTCCTCCTGGGCCCCCTGTACTGGTTGAGATGTTCAAAGGCCAAAAGAACACAGTCCTGCTGACCTGGAAGCCCCCAGAGCCACCTCCAGAAACCTCCTTCATCTACCGCCTGGAGCGGCAGGAAGTCGGGTCTGAGGATTGGATCCAGTGCTTCAGCATTGAGAAAGCTGGAGCCGTAGAGGTGCCAGGGGACTGTGTACCCACCGAGGGTGACTACCGCTTCCGCATCTGCACAGTCAGTGAACATGGCCGCAGTCCCCATGTCGTGTTCAATGGCTCTGCTCACCTTG TGCCCACAGCTCGCCTGGTGTCAGGCCTGGAAGATGTGCAGGTGTATGACGGGGAAGATGCCGTCTTCTCCCTTGATCTGTCCACCATCATCCAGGGCTCTTGGTTCCTTAATGGAGAGCTGCTCAAGAATGATGAGGCAGAGGGCCAGGTGGAGCCTGGAGCCCTCCGGTACCGAATAGAGCAGAAGGGCCTGCAGCACAGACTCATCCTGCAAACGGTCAAGCACCAGGACAATGGGGCCCTGGTAGGCTTCATCTGCCCTGGTGTGCAAGATTCTGCTGCCCTCAGTATCCAAG AAAGCCCAGTGCACATCCTGAGTCCCCAGGATAAGGTGTTGCTGACCTTCACGACCTCTGAACGGGTAGTGTTGACCTGTGAGCTCTCAAGAGTGGATTTTCCAGCAACCTGGTACAAGGATGGGCAGAAGGTGGAGGAGAGCGAGTCGCTCGTAGTGAAGATGGATGGGCGCAAACACCGACTGATCCTGCCTGAGGCTCAAGTCCGAGACAGTGGTGAATTTGAATGCAGAACGGAAGGGATCTCAGCCTTCTTCAGTGTCACTGTTCAAG ATCCCCCAGTGCACATCGTGGACCCCCAAGAACATGTGTTTGTCCATGCCATCACTTCCGAGAGTGTCATGCTGACCTGTGAGGTGGACCGAGAGGACGCAGCTGTGCACTGGTACAAGGATgggcaggaggtggaggagagtgCCGTCATCGTATTAGAAAAGGAAGGGCCCCGTCACCGCCTGGTGCTTCCTGCAGCTCAGCCCTCTGACGGGGGCGAGTTTCAGTGTGTGGTGGGAGACGAACGGGCCTACTTCACAGTTACCATCACAG ATGTCTCTTCATGGATCGTGTACCCCAATGGCAAAGTGTATGTGGCAGCTGTACGCCTAGAACGTGTGGTGCTGACCTGTGAGCTGTGCCGGCCCTGGGCTGAGGTGCGCTGGACCAAAGATGGGGAGGAGGTATTGGAGAGCCCAGCACTGCTCCTGGAGAAGGAGGATACCATCCGGCGCCTGGTGCTGCCCTCTGTCCAGCTTGAGGACTCTGGCGAGTACCTGTGTGAAATCCATGATGAGTCAGCTTCCTTCACCATCACCGTCACAG AGCCCCCTGTGCGGATCATATACCCCCAGGATGAGGTGACCTTACATGCTGTGAGTCTGGAATGTGTGGTGCTCACATGTGAGCTGTCCCGAGTGGACGCTCCTGTACGATGGTACAAGGACGGGCTAGAGGTGGAGGAGACGGAGGCCCTGGTGCTCCAGAGTGATGGGCCTCGTCGCCGCCTGGTGTTGCCTGCGGCCCAGCCGGAGGACGGGGGCGAGTTTGTGTGTGATGCTGGGGATGATTCAGCCTTcttcactgtcactgtcacag CTCCACCAGAGAGAATTGTGCACCCAGTGGCCCGATCCCTGGATTTGCAGTTTGGGGCTCCAGGACACGTGGAGCTACGCTGTGAAGTGGCCCCGGCTGGGTCTCAGGTGCGCTGGTACAAGGATGGGCTAGAGGTAGAAGTGTCAGATGCACTGCAGCTGGGTGCGGAGGGGCCCGCCCGCACTCTCACCCTGCCCCACGCCCAGCCTGAGGATGCCGGGGAGTATGTATGTGAGACCCGAGATGAGGCTGTCACCTTCAACGTCAGCCTGGCTG AGCTTCCAGTGCAGTTTCTGGCTCCAGAGGCAGTCCCAAACCCGCTCTGCGTGGTTCCTGGGGAGCCAGTGATGCTGAGCTGTGAGCTGTCCCGAGCAAGCGCACACGTGTCCTGGAGCCATAATGGGAACCCTGTGAAGCAGGGTGAAGGACTAGAGCTTCGAGCTGAGGGTCCTCGCCGAATCCTCTGCATCCAGGCTGCAGACCTAGCTCACACAGGTGTCTACACCTGCCAGTCTGGGACAGCCCCTGGGGCCCCAAGCCTCAGCTTCAATGTCCAGGTGGCTG AGCCCCCTCCAGTGAAGCTGGTCTCGGAACTGACGCCCCTGACAGTCCACGAGGGTGATGACGCCACATTCCAGTGTGAAGTTTCGCCACCAGATGCCGAGGTCACCTGGCTACGCAATGGAGCCATTGTCACTCCAGGGCCACAGCTGGAAATGGTCCACAGTGGTTCAAGCCGCACTTTGATCATCCGAGGCTGCCAACTCAAAGACGCAGGGACCGTGACGGCACGAGCTGGAGCCACTGACACAAGTGCCAGGCTCCATGTTCGAG AGACAGAGCTGCTCTTCCTGCGGCGGCTGCAGGATGTGCGGGCGGAGGAAGGCCAGGATGTGTACCTTGAGGTGGAGACAGGCCGAGTAGGTGCACCTGGAGCTGTCCGCTGGCTACGAGGTGGGGAACCTCTTCCCCTGGACTCTCGCCTGACCACGGCCCAGGATGGCCATGTCCACCGTCTCTCTATCCATGGCGTCCTGCTTACCGACCAGGGTACCTACGGCTGCGAGAGCCACCACGATCGCACTCTGGCCAGGCTCAGTGTGAGGC CTCGGCAGCTGAGGGAACTTCGGCCTCTGGAGGATGTGACCGTCCATGAGGGGGGCAGTGCCACCTTCCAGCTGGAGCTGTCCCAGGAGGGTGTGACCGGAGAATGGGCCCAGGGTGGAGTGCGGCTACACCCAGGGCCCAAGTGCCACATTCATTCAGAAGGCCGCACTCACTGCTTGGTGCTAAGCGGCCTGGGTCTGGCTGACTCGGGCTGTATCTCCTTCACTGCGGATACCCTTCGATGTGCCGCTCGGCTCACAGTGAGAG AGGTCCCAGTGACTATTGTGCAGGGGCCACAGGACCTAGAAGTGACTGAAGGTGACACAGCCACGTTCGAGTGCGAGCTTTCCCAGACTTTGGCTGACGTAATATGGGAGAAG GATGGGCAGGCGCTCTCTCTCAGCCCGCGCCTCCGGCTCCAGTCTCTCGGCACGCGCCGCCTTCTGCTTCTGCGGCGTTGCAGCTCCTCAGACGCCGGGACCTACTGCTGCGCTGTGGGGACAGCTCGCTCGGGGCCTGCGCGCTTGACCGTGCGCG aacgaGAGGTGTCTGTGCTCGGTGAGCTCAGGTCGCTTAGCGCCCGCGAAGGAGACAGCGCTACATTCGAGTGCACCGTGTCGGAGTCCGAGACAACCGGACGCTGGGAGCTCGGAGGCCGCGCGCTGAGACCCGGAGGCCGCGTTCGCATCCGACAGGAAG ggaaGAAACACATTCTGGTGCTGAGCGAACTGCGAACCGAGGACACCGGAGAAGTCTGCTTCCAGGCGGGACCCGCCCAGTCCTTGGCTCGGCTGGAGGTGGAGG CGTTGCCTCTCCAGATGTGCCGCCGCCCACCTCGCGAGAAGACGGTTCTGGTCGACCGCAGGGCGGTGTTGGAGGTGACTGTGTCCCGCCCTGGGGGCCACGTGTGTTGGATGCGGGAGGGGGTCGAATTATGCCCGGGAAGCAAGTATGAGATGCGTAGCCACGGCACCACCCACAGCCTAGTCATCCATGACGTCCGACCTGAGGACCAGGGCACATACAGCTGCCAAGCAGGCCAGGACAGTGCTGACACACAGCTGCTGGTAGAGG GTGACGACTGA
- the Obsl1 gene encoding obscurin-like protein 1 isoform X4, with protein sequence MKASSGDQGSPPCFLRFPRPVRVVSGAEAELKCVVLGEPPPTVLWEKGGQQLVASERLSFPEDGAEHGLLLSGALPTDAGVYVCRARNAAGEAYAAAAVTVLEPPAPEPEPQSSECPPPPPGTGEGAPVFLTGPQSQWVLRGAEVVLTCQVGGLPEPKLYWEKDGMALDEVWDSSHYTLEPDRGASDGGASLTLRILAARLPDSGVYVCHARNAHGHAQAGALLQVHQPHENPPQDPDEPPVRVIEPLKCAPKTFWVNEGKHAKFRCYVMGKPEPEIEWHLEGRPLLPDRRRLMYRDRDGGFVLKVLYCQAKDRGLYVCAARNSAGQTLSAVQLHVKEPRLRFTRPLQDVEGREHGIVVLECKVPNSRIPTAWFREDQRLLPCRKYEQIEEGTVRRLVIHRLKADDDGVYLCEMRGRVRTVANVTVKGPILKRLPRKLDVLEGENAVLLVETQEAGVQGCWSRDGEELPATCQSSCGHMHALVLPGVTREDAGEVTFSLGNSRTTTLLRVKCVKHSPPGPPVLVEMFKGQKNTVLLTWKPPEPPPETSFIYRLERQEVGSEDWIQCFSIEKAGAVEVPGDCVPTEGDYRFRICTVSEHGRSPHVVFNGSAHLVPTARLVSGLEDVQVYDGEDAVFSLDLSTIIQGSWFLNGELLKNDEAEGQVEPGALRYRIEQKGLQHRLILQTVKHQDNGALVGFICPGVQDSAALSIQESPVHILSPQDKVLLTFTTSERVVLTCELSRVDFPATWYKDGQKVEESESLVVKMDGRKHRLILPEAQVRDSGEFECRTEGISAFFSVTVQDPPVHIVDPQEHVFVHAITSESVMLTCEVDREDAAVHWYKDGQEVEESAVIVLEKEGPRHRLVLPAAQPSDGGEFQCVVGDERAYFTVTITDVSSWIVYPNGKVYVAAVRLERVVLTCELCRPWAEVRWTKDGEEVLESPALLLEKEDTIRRLVLPSVQLEDSGEYLCEIHDESASFTITVTAPPERIVHPVARSLDLQFGAPGHVELRCEVAPAGSQVRWYKDGLEVEVSDALQLGAEGPARTLTLPHAQPEDAGEYVCETRDEAVTFNVSLAELPVQFLAPEAVPNPLCVVPGEPVMLSCELSRASAHVSWSHNGNPVKQGEGLELRAEGPRRILCIQAADLAHTGVYTCQSGTAPGAPSLSFNVQVAEPPPVKLVSELTPLTVHEGDDATFQCEVSPPDAEVTWLRNGAIVTPGPQLEMVHSGSSRTLIIRGCQLKDAGTVTARAGATDTSARLHVRETELLFLRRLQDVRAEEGQDVYLEVETGRVGAPGAVRWLRGGEPLPLDSRLTTAQDGHVHRLSIHGVLLTDQGTYGCESHHDRTLARLSVRPRQLRELRPLEDVTVHEGGSATFQLELSQEGVTGEWAQGGVRLHPGPKCHIHSEGRTHCLVLSGLGLADSGCISFTADTLRCAARLTVREVPVTIVQGPQDLEVTEGDTATFECELSQTLADVIWEKDGQALSLSPRLRLQSLGTRRLLLLRRCSSSDAGTYCCAVGTARSGPARLTVREREVSVLGELRSLSAREGDSATFECTVSESETTGRWELGGRALRPGGRVRIRQEGKKHILVLSELRTEDTGEVCFQAGPAQSLARLEVEALPLQMCRRPPREKTVLVDRRAVLEVTVSRPGGHVCWMREGVELCPGSKYEMRSHGTTHSLVIHDVRPEDQGTYSCQAGQDSADTQLLVEGDD encoded by the exons ATGAAGGCCAGTTCAGGGGATCAGGGGAGTCCCCCGTGTTTCCTACGCTTCCCGCGGCCCGTGCGGGTGGTAAGTGGCGCGGAGGCCGAGCTCAAATGCGTGGTCCTGGGAGAGCCGCCGCCCACCGTCTTGTGGGAGAAAGGCGGGCAGCAGCTGGTGGCCTCGGAGCGCCTGAGCTTTCCAGAGGACGGCGCCGAGCACGGCCTGCTGTTGAGCGGCGCGCTGCCCACCGACGCCGGGGTCTACGTGTGCCGCGCCCGCAACGCGGCCGGAGAGGCCTACGCGGCGGCCGCCGTCACCGTGCTGGAACCCCCGGCCCCAGAGCCCGAGCCCCAGTCTTCCGAGTGTCCGCCGCCGCCTCCGGGCACCGGGGAGGGCGCCCCGGTGTTTCTGACGGGACCCCAGTCCCAGTGGGTGCTGCGAGGGGCGGAGGTGGTGCTGACGTGCCAGGTGGGAGGCCTCCCGGAGCCCAAGCTGTACTGGGAGAAGGATGGGATGGCCTTGGACGAAGTGTGGGACAGCAGCCACTACACGCTGGAGCCGGACCGCGGCGCGAGTGACGGGGGCGCAAGCCTGACGTTACGCATCCTGGCAGCGCGGCTGCCCGATTCCGGGGTGTACGTGTGCCACGCCCGCAACGCGCACGGCCACGCGCAGGCGGGCGCGCTGCTCCAGGTGCACCAGCCCCACGAGAACCCGCCCCAGGATCCCGATGAGCCCCCCGTACGCGTGATAGAGCCGCTCAAATGCGCGCCCAAGACCTTCTGGGTGAACGAGGGCAAGCACGCCAAGTTCCGCTGCTACGTGATGGGCAAGCCTGAGCCCGAGATCGAATGGCACTTGGAGGGCCGCCCTCTGCTCCCCGACCGCCGCCGCCTCATGTACCGCGACCGTGACGGTGGCTTTGTACTTAAGGTGCTCTACTGCCAGGCCAAGGACCGTGGCCTCTACGTGTGCGCGGCGCGCAACTCCGCGGGCCAGACCCTAAGCGCGGTTCAGCTGCACGTGAAAG AACCGCGCCTCCGGTTCACAAGGCCTCTGCAGGATGTGGAGGGTCGAGAGCATGGGATCGTAGTCCTAGAGTGTAAAGTACCCAACTCTCGGATTCCCACCGCCTGGTTCCGAGAGGACCAGCGACTGTTACCCTGCCGCAAGTACGAGCAGATTGAAGAAGGCACTGTGAGACGCCTCGTCATCCACAGGCTGAAGGCAGATGACGATGGTGTCTATCTGTGCGAGATGCGGGGTCGAGTGCGCACGGTAGCCAACGTGACTGTCAAAG GACCCATCCTGAAGCGCTTACCCCGGAAGCTGGATGTCCTGGAGGGAGAGAACGCGGTGCTGCTGGTGGAGACTCAAGAAGCTGGGGTCCAGGGGTGCTGGAGCCGTGATGGGGAGGAGCTGCCAGCCACCTGCCAGAGTAGTTGTGGTCACATGCATGCCCTGGTCCTTCCTGGGGTGACCcgagaagatgctggcgaggtcaCCTTTAGCCTGGGCAACTCCCGTACCACCACCCTGCTCAGAGTCAAAT GTGTCAAGCACAGTCCTCCTGGGCCCCCTGTACTGGTTGAGATGTTCAAAGGCCAAAAGAACACAGTCCTGCTGACCTGGAAGCCCCCAGAGCCACCTCCAGAAACCTCCTTCATCTACCGCCTGGAGCGGCAGGAAGTCGGGTCTGAGGATTGGATCCAGTGCTTCAGCATTGAGAAAGCTGGAGCCGTAGAGGTGCCAGGGGACTGTGTACCCACCGAGGGTGACTACCGCTTCCGCATCTGCACAGTCAGTGAACATGGCCGCAGTCCCCATGTCGTGTTCAATGGCTCTGCTCACCTTG TGCCCACAGCTCGCCTGGTGTCAGGCCTGGAAGATGTGCAGGTGTATGACGGGGAAGATGCCGTCTTCTCCCTTGATCTGTCCACCATCATCCAGGGCTCTTGGTTCCTTAATGGAGAGCTGCTCAAGAATGATGAGGCAGAGGGCCAGGTGGAGCCTGGAGCCCTCCGGTACCGAATAGAGCAGAAGGGCCTGCAGCACAGACTCATCCTGCAAACGGTCAAGCACCAGGACAATGGGGCCCTGGTAGGCTTCATCTGCCCTGGTGTGCAAGATTCTGCTGCCCTCAGTATCCAAG AAAGCCCAGTGCACATCCTGAGTCCCCAGGATAAGGTGTTGCTGACCTTCACGACCTCTGAACGGGTAGTGTTGACCTGTGAGCTCTCAAGAGTGGATTTTCCAGCAACCTGGTACAAGGATGGGCAGAAGGTGGAGGAGAGCGAGTCGCTCGTAGTGAAGATGGATGGGCGCAAACACCGACTGATCCTGCCTGAGGCTCAAGTCCGAGACAGTGGTGAATTTGAATGCAGAACGGAAGGGATCTCAGCCTTCTTCAGTGTCACTGTTCAAG ATCCCCCAGTGCACATCGTGGACCCCCAAGAACATGTGTTTGTCCATGCCATCACTTCCGAGAGTGTCATGCTGACCTGTGAGGTGGACCGAGAGGACGCAGCTGTGCACTGGTACAAGGATgggcaggaggtggaggagagtgCCGTCATCGTATTAGAAAAGGAAGGGCCCCGTCACCGCCTGGTGCTTCCTGCAGCTCAGCCCTCTGACGGGGGCGAGTTTCAGTGTGTGGTGGGAGACGAACGGGCCTACTTCACAGTTACCATCACAG ATGTCTCTTCATGGATCGTGTACCCCAATGGCAAAGTGTATGTGGCAGCTGTACGCCTAGAACGTGTGGTGCTGACCTGTGAGCTGTGCCGGCCCTGGGCTGAGGTGCGCTGGACCAAAGATGGGGAGGAGGTATTGGAGAGCCCAGCACTGCTCCTGGAGAAGGAGGATACCATCCGGCGCCTGGTGCTGCCCTCTGTCCAGCTTGAGGACTCTGGCGAGTACCTGTGTGAAATCCATGATGAGTCAGCTTCCTTCACCATCACCGTCACAG CTCCACCAGAGAGAATTGTGCACCCAGTGGCCCGATCCCTGGATTTGCAGTTTGGGGCTCCAGGACACGTGGAGCTACGCTGTGAAGTGGCCCCGGCTGGGTCTCAGGTGCGCTGGTACAAGGATGGGCTAGAGGTAGAAGTGTCAGATGCACTGCAGCTGGGTGCGGAGGGGCCCGCCCGCACTCTCACCCTGCCCCACGCCCAGCCTGAGGATGCCGGGGAGTATGTATGTGAGACCCGAGATGAGGCTGTCACCTTCAACGTCAGCCTGGCTG AGCTTCCAGTGCAGTTTCTGGCTCCAGAGGCAGTCCCAAACCCGCTCTGCGTGGTTCCTGGGGAGCCAGTGATGCTGAGCTGTGAGCTGTCCCGAGCAAGCGCACACGTGTCCTGGAGCCATAATGGGAACCCTGTGAAGCAGGGTGAAGGACTAGAGCTTCGAGCTGAGGGTCCTCGCCGAATCCTCTGCATCCAGGCTGCAGACCTAGCTCACACAGGTGTCTACACCTGCCAGTCTGGGACAGCCCCTGGGGCCCCAAGCCTCAGCTTCAATGTCCAGGTGGCTG AGCCCCCTCCAGTGAAGCTGGTCTCGGAACTGACGCCCCTGACAGTCCACGAGGGTGATGACGCCACATTCCAGTGTGAAGTTTCGCCACCAGATGCCGAGGTCACCTGGCTACGCAATGGAGCCATTGTCACTCCAGGGCCACAGCTGGAAATGGTCCACAGTGGTTCAAGCCGCACTTTGATCATCCGAGGCTGCCAACTCAAAGACGCAGGGACCGTGACGGCACGAGCTGGAGCCACTGACACAAGTGCCAGGCTCCATGTTCGAG AGACAGAGCTGCTCTTCCTGCGGCGGCTGCAGGATGTGCGGGCGGAGGAAGGCCAGGATGTGTACCTTGAGGTGGAGACAGGCCGAGTAGGTGCACCTGGAGCTGTCCGCTGGCTACGAGGTGGGGAACCTCTTCCCCTGGACTCTCGCCTGACCACGGCCCAGGATGGCCATGTCCACCGTCTCTCTATCCATGGCGTCCTGCTTACCGACCAGGGTACCTACGGCTGCGAGAGCCACCACGATCGCACTCTGGCCAGGCTCAGTGTGAGGC CTCGGCAGCTGAGGGAACTTCGGCCTCTGGAGGATGTGACCGTCCATGAGGGGGGCAGTGCCACCTTCCAGCTGGAGCTGTCCCAGGAGGGTGTGACCGGAGAATGGGCCCAGGGTGGAGTGCGGCTACACCCAGGGCCCAAGTGCCACATTCATTCAGAAGGCCGCACTCACTGCTTGGTGCTAAGCGGCCTGGGTCTGGCTGACTCGGGCTGTATCTCCTTCACTGCGGATACCCTTCGATGTGCCGCTCGGCTCACAGTGAGAG AGGTCCCAGTGACTATTGTGCAGGGGCCACAGGACCTAGAAGTGACTGAAGGTGACACAGCCACGTTCGAGTGCGAGCTTTCCCAGACTTTGGCTGACGTAATATGGGAGAAG GATGGGCAGGCGCTCTCTCTCAGCCCGCGCCTCCGGCTCCAGTCTCTCGGCACGCGCCGCCTTCTGCTTCTGCGGCGTTGCAGCTCCTCAGACGCCGGGACCTACTGCTGCGCTGTGGGGACAGCTCGCTCGGGGCCTGCGCGCTTGACCGTGCGCG aacgaGAGGTGTCTGTGCTCGGTGAGCTCAGGTCGCTTAGCGCCCGCGAAGGAGACAGCGCTACATTCGAGTGCACCGTGTCGGAGTCCGAGACAACCGGACGCTGGGAGCTCGGAGGCCGCGCGCTGAGACCCGGAGGCCGCGTTCGCATCCGACAGGAAG ggaaGAAACACATTCTGGTGCTGAGCGAACTGCGAACCGAGGACACCGGAGAAGTCTGCTTCCAGGCGGGACCCGCCCAGTCCTTGGCTCGGCTGGAGGTGGAGG CGTTGCCTCTCCAGATGTGCCGCCGCCCACCTCGCGAGAAGACGGTTCTGGTCGACCGCAGGGCGGTGTTGGAGGTGACTGTGTCCCGCCCTGGGGGCCACGTGTGTTGGATGCGGGAGGGGGTCGAATTATGCCCGGGAAGCAAGTATGAGATGCGTAGCCACGGCACCACCCACAGCCTAGTCATCCATGACGTCCGACCTGAGGACCAGGGCACATACAGCTGCCAAGCAGGCCAGGACAGTGCTGACACACAGCTGCTGGTAGAGG GTGACGACTGA